In Argopecten irradians isolate NY chromosome 11, Ai_NY, whole genome shotgun sequence, one DNA window encodes the following:
- the LOC138335556 gene encoding heme-binding protein 2-like — protein sequence MSIFSTIKSAVITSSGLDCPAYTEVNKKDGIEERKYAAAKWVSTSVQGMDHEKARSEGFQKLFKYITGNNKAETKIEMTAPVATRINPGAGPNCENTFTVSFYIPTEHQENPPEPSDPNVFIENWPERTILSQGFGGFAKEESWLDHAKKLTSCVESRGDKVKQDVWFTAGYNSPFQLFGRTNEVWFVKE from the exons ATGAGTATCTTTAGTACGATAAAAAGTGCAGTTATTACGTCCAGTGGATTAGACTGTCCGGCTTATACTGAAGTGAACAAAAAG GATGGGATTGAGGAGAGAAAGTACGCAGCGGCCAAATGGGTGAGCACTAGTGTTCAAGGAATGGATCACGAAAAAGCAAGAAGCGAAGGGTTTCAAAAGCTTTTCAAATACATCACAGGGAACAATAAAGCAG AAACCAAAATTGAAATGACCGCTCCAGTCGCCACTCGGATCAATCCAGGGGCAGGTCCTAACTGTGAGAACACGTTCACTGTGTCCTTCTATATCCCAACCGAGCACCAAGAAAACCCTCCTGAGCCCAGCGATCCTAATGTGTTCATTGAAAACTGGCCCGAACGGACAATACTCAGCCAAGGATTTGGGGGGTTCGCCAAGGAGGAGTCATGGCTAGATCACGCAAAGAAGCTGACATCATGTGTGGAATCCCGAGGGGACAAAGTGAAACAAGATGTCTGGTTTACGGCGGGGTACAATA